One region of Flavobacterium sp. GSB-24 genomic DNA includes:
- a CDS encoding Ig-like domain-containing protein has translation MKNNKLLVVIILLGFLSFGMKYNSIIKKNVVAPIVESLAKAEITFINQKEEKNKSKKPEIKKIQKTTSAVAATVTVTNAVAVNGGGNAQPGSQLDYTITIANTGADDALGTTFQDILDSNLTLVPNSFKATPIGNNDSYSCIGNVGITVNAAQGVLVNDISPDGTTLTASVLTNPTNGTVNLASNGSFTYNSNAGYSGADSFTYTVTTGSGKTSTATVNITVTTPIIFVNGAAATAGNGTLATPYKALSSITGTSANPIFIYSGTALGTLNLNNDQKVIGQGAALSLVSILSLTVPSYSNTLPSTAGTNPIIAGINLKANNDIQAVAMTGTLSGSAVGNLKIKNATISVTNGQAVSIGNASTASTIDCVFQSISCNNTVKGISVTNAAGNFQITGTGTTAGSGGTILNIQDRGVEFISCANISLKNMNFTNANSSTSIASNPEDDNSSSFGAMFFKSISGGVTLDNIAITGTTNSMGINLNNVTNFALSNSTLTGCGSYNGGNVNVGGIFALNLKGTCSITNTNVNDSWGRGFFGFNGLLSQNPNLSLAVTGCQFKNSFNKSNGDSNFIFQAKGSTINNLVFKKNDFSNSKSTGLALNFYGTSSNTVQIGGNNAATDANTINAATSSPGSSGLSLQVNESATVNYNIINNTIKSSYNALYTCNVGNQGSGTVKGRINNNIIDAGGISSSTTAITVSAYGSAKHITEIIGNTITNAGTYGISSEANDNNIVSTARIDATIKNNNISLINGGYAHIAIVSYADNNASNMISAANITGNITNAPTGLIAGTFDVVSQGTNSQVILQGTAAFVPGTNFTNNSVQLKTFWDANNSTGTALHEPPYTGKIVSGTVTAPDNASASKMAPTQTVPTEETDPTVETVAANLQNNNSVTAKSASAAATATTLSAGPFTLPAGKSTVITFSATINAAATLPQNTCSVTNQATVSGSNFATVNSNITTTSIKPANATVTTDTQNITCLGSTAVTLNAVCPLNTTATWYTAMTGGTSFATGASVSATPTANNTTYCVACETAYCASDRVLVKTVTGTPSTASPPENVVACDTYKWSVNGTTYTSSGTYTSTVGCDTKTLNLTITPSTTSAPENVVACDTYKWSVNGVTYNSSGTYTATVGCDTKTLNLTITPSTSSPVETISRCDSYTWPVNGQTYTASGTYTDKIGCDTKTLALTITNTTNSTQTESVCDSYTWPVNGETYTTSGTYTKTVGCDTKTLVLTITNTTSSTQTESVCDSYTWPVNGVTYTTSGTYTKTIGCDTKTLVLTVTNATNSTQTESVCDSYTWPVNGETYTTSGTYTKTVGCDTKTLVLTVTNTTSSTQTESVCDSYTWPVNGLTYITSGTYTNTVGCDTKTLVLTITNATNSTQTELACDSYTWPVNGVTYTTSGIYTNTVGCDTKTLVLTITNATNSTQTELACDSYTWPVNGVTYTNSGTYTYSAGCDTKTLQLTINNASAILKSVSLNSGILTSDHAGAVYQWYKCPNTLLANENNQSFTPSVVGEYKVEITVAGCTIVSDCINVSTLGVDDFKSAEFRMYPIPSKGILNIVTKYNGNYIIIDASGKIVKSVNLDSDILNTIHIENLSDGVYLIKNSNHNTFKAQKFILKK, from the coding sequence ATGAAAAATAACAAACTCTTAGTTGTAATAATATTATTAGGATTTCTAAGCTTCGGTATGAAATACAATAGTATTATCAAGAAAAATGTTGTTGCCCCTATAGTTGAAAGTTTAGCAAAAGCTGAAATAACTTTTATTAATCAAAAAGAAGAAAAAAATAAAAGTAAAAAGCCCGAGATTAAGAAAATCCAGAAAACTACCTCTGCAGTTGCTGCAACTGTTACTGTAACAAATGCTGTAGCTGTAAATGGTGGTGGAAATGCACAACCTGGTTCTCAGCTTGATTATACTATTACAATTGCAAACACGGGCGCAGATGATGCATTAGGAACCACTTTTCAGGATATATTAGATTCAAATTTAACCTTAGTGCCTAATTCTTTTAAAGCCACTCCAATTGGTAATAATGATTCTTATTCTTGTATAGGAAATGTTGGTATTACTGTAAATGCTGCACAAGGAGTTTTAGTAAATGATATAAGTCCAGACGGAACAACTTTAACCGCTAGTGTTTTAACTAATCCGACAAACGGAACTGTTAATCTGGCATCAAATGGCTCTTTTACTTATAATTCTAATGCAGGATATTCTGGAGCGGATAGTTTTACTTACACTGTAACAACTGGAAGCGGAAAAACCTCAACAGCCACAGTAAACATTACTGTTACTACACCTATCATATTTGTTAACGGAGCCGCTGCAACAGCAGGAAACGGTACTTTGGCTACACCTTATAAAGCTTTAAGCAGTATTACAGGTACAAGCGCAAATCCCATTTTTATATATAGTGGAACAGCTCTTGGAACTTTGAATTTAAATAATGATCAAAAAGTAATTGGCCAAGGTGCGGCGCTAAGTTTAGTTTCTATATTAAGCCTTACAGTGCCAAGTTATAGTAACACACTCCCTTCAACAGCAGGAACAAATCCTATTATTGCAGGGATCAATTTAAAAGCAAATAATGATATTCAGGCTGTAGCAATGACTGGAACCTTGTCTGGGTCTGCTGTTGGTAATTTAAAAATCAAAAATGCTACGATTAGTGTAACAAATGGTCAAGCTGTAAGTATTGGTAATGCAAGTACAGCAAGTACCATAGATTGCGTTTTTCAAAGTATTTCTTGTAATAATACTGTAAAAGGAATCTCGGTTACAAATGCTGCAGGAAATTTTCAAATAACAGGAACTGGAACTACAGCAGGATCTGGAGGTACTATTTTAAATATTCAAGATAGAGGTGTTGAATTTATTTCATGTGCCAATATCTCACTTAAAAACATGAATTTTACGAATGCAAATAGTTCAACTTCAATCGCAAGTAATCCAGAAGATGATAACAGCAGTTCTTTTGGAGCGATGTTTTTTAAATCTATTTCTGGTGGTGTTACTTTAGATAACATTGCTATTACAGGAACAACTAATTCTATGGGTATTAACCTTAATAATGTTACTAATTTTGCTTTAAGTAATAGTACATTAACTGGTTGCGGAAGTTATAATGGCGGAAATGTAAATGTCGGCGGAATATTTGCTCTTAACTTAAAAGGAACTTGCTCCATAACCAACACAAATGTAAATGACTCTTGGGGACGAGGCTTTTTTGGATTTAATGGACTTCTTTCTCAGAATCCAAATCTTTCATTGGCCGTTACAGGATGTCAATTTAAAAATTCTTTCAATAAATCAAACGGAGATAGTAACTTTATTTTTCAGGCTAAAGGGAGCACCATTAACAATTTAGTTTTTAAGAAAAATGATTTTTCGAATTCTAAAAGTACTGGTTTAGCACTAAACTTTTATGGAACATCTTCAAATACTGTACAAATAGGTGGTAATAATGCTGCTACAGATGCAAATACTATAAATGCAGCAACCTCTAGTCCAGGAAGCAGTGGTTTATCATTACAAGTAAATGAATCTGCAACTGTAAATTATAATATTATAAACAATACTATAAAATCAAGTTATAATGCCCTTTATACATGCAATGTTGGAAATCAAGGATCTGGAACTGTTAAAGGACGAATAAATAATAATATCATTGATGCAGGTGGTATATCATCTTCTACTACTGCAATTACTGTTTCTGCATACGGAAGTGCCAAACATATTACTGAAATAATTGGTAACACCATTACCAATGCTGGTACTTATGGTATTTCTTCTGAGGCAAATGATAATAATATAGTAAGTACTGCTAGAATCGATGCTACAATTAAAAATAATAACATATCGCTTATTAACGGTGGCTATGCTCATATAGCAATAGTATCTTATGCTGATAATAATGCAAGTAACATGATAAGTGCTGCCAATATAACAGGAAACATAACAAACGCTCCTACTGGATTAATAGCAGGAACATTTGATGTTGTCTCTCAAGGTACAAATTCTCAAGTAATATTGCAGGGTACAGCTGCCTTTGTTCCTGGAACAAATTTTACCAATAATTCTGTGCAGCTAAAAACATTCTGGGACGCAAATAATAGTACTGGGACAGCATTACATGAGCCTCCATATACTGGAAAAATAGTTTCAGGTACAGTTACTGCTCCTGACAATGCTTCAGCTTCAAAAATGGCTCCTACTCAAACCGTTCCTACAGAAGAAACAGATCCAACAGTAGAAACTGTTGCTGCAAATCTTCAAAACAATAATTCAGTTACTGCAAAAAGTGCATCTGCTGCTGCAACTGCAACAACACTTTCTGCTGGACCATTTACTTTACCAGCAGGAAAATCTACAGTAATTACATTTAGTGCAACAATTAATGCTGCTGCGACATTACCACAAAACACTTGTTCTGTTACAAATCAAGCGACGGTAAGTGGTTCAAATTTTGCAACGGTAAATTCAAATATCACTACCACATCGATCAAACCAGCAAATGCTACAGTTACTACTGATACACAAAATATTACTTGTTTAGGAAGTACTGCAGTTACTTTGAATGCTGTTTGCCCGCTTAATACAACTGCTACTTGGTATACTGCAATGACTGGAGGAACAAGTTTTGCAACTGGAGCTTCCGTTTCAGCAACTCCAACGGCAAATAATACAACTTACTGCGTAGCGTGTGAAACTGCATATTGTGCTAGTGACAGAGTTTTGGTAAAAACGGTTACTGGTACACCTTCCACTGCTTCTCCACCAGAAAATGTAGTCGCGTGTGATACTTACAAATGGAGTGTAAATGGAACAACTTATACTAGTTCAGGTACATATACATCGACTGTAGGCTGCGATACTAAAACGTTGAATTTAACCATAACACCTTCTACAACTTCTGCACCAGAAAATGTAGTTGCATGTGATACTTATAAATGGAGTGTTAATGGAGTAACTTATAATAGTTCTGGTACATATACAGCAACTGTTGGCTGTGATACTAAAACATTGAATTTAACCATAACACCTTCTACATCATCTCCTGTGGAAACAATTTCTAGATGTGATTCATATACTTGGCCTGTAAATGGACAAACATACACAGCTTCTGGTACTTATACAGATAAGATAGGTTGCGATACAAAAACTTTAGCATTAACAATAACTAATACAACGAATTCTACACAGACAGAATCTGTTTGTGACAGTTACACTTGGCCAGTAAATGGAGAAACATACACAACTTCTGGAACATACACAAAAACTGTAGGATGCGATACTAAAACTTTAGTATTAACAATAACTAATACTACAAGCTCTACCCAGACAGAATCCGTTTGTGATAGTTATACTTGGCCTGTAAATGGGGTAACATACACAACTTCTGGAACATACACAAAAACTATTGGTTGTGATACTAAAACTTTAGTATTAACAGTAACTAATGCAACAAATTCTACGCAGACAGAATCCGTTTGTGACAGTTACACTTGGCCTGTGAATGGAGAAACTTATACAACTTCTGGAACATACACAAAAACTGTAGGATGCGATACTAAGACTTTAGTATTAACAGTAACTAATACTACAAGTTCTACGCAGACAGAATCTGTTTGTGACAGTTACACCTGGCCTGTGAATGGGCTAACATACATAACTTCTGGAACATACACAAATACTGTGGGATGTGATACTAAAACTTTAGTATTAACAATAACTAATGCAACAAATTCTACGCAGACAGAATTAGCTTGTGACAGTTACACTTGGCCTGTAAATGGGGTAACATACACAACTTCTGGAATATACACAAATACTGTGGGATGTGATACTAAAACTTTAGTATTAACAATAACTAATGCAACAAATTCTACGCAGACAGAATTAGCTTGTGACAGTTACACTTGGCCTGTGAATGGGGTAACATACACAAATTCTGGAACTTACACTTATAGTGCTGGCTGTGATACTAAAACGTTACAATTAACTATCAACAATGCATCTGCCATTTTAAAATCTGTAAGTTTAAATTCAGGAATATTAACATCTGATCATGCAGGAGCCGTATACCAATGGTATAAATGTCCAAATACATTATTAGCTAACGAAAACAATCAATCCTTTACACCATCTGTTGTTGGAGAATATAAGGTTGAAATTACAGTGGCAGGCTGTACAATTGTTTCAGATTGTATAAATGTATCAACATTAGGTGTTGATGATTTTAAATCAGCCGAATTTAGAATGTATCCTATTCCAAGTAAAGGAATATTAAATATTGTAACTAAATATAATGGAAATTATATCATTATTGATGCTTCTGGTAAAATTGTAAAATCAGTAAATCTAGATTCAGATATTCTAAATACAATTCACATAGAAAATCTTTCTGATGGTGTTTATTTAATTAAAAACAGCAATCATAATACATTTAAAGCTCAAAAATTTATTCTAAAAAAATAA
- a CDS encoding GNAT family N-acetyltransferase: protein MELEIKDIDFRSIEEMDMPLLREIYGSTRQEELDKGTNWNDEQKKLFIDQQFYSQHQYYQKTFLKTKYYIIEKENIPIGRLYIDFSFENEGIKIIDITILPEWRNKSIGSSILKEILKKAADHNRSVEIHVEVFNPAMELYKRLGFKKISETNGVYHLMEWTSK from the coding sequence TTGGAATTAGAAATAAAAGATATTGATTTTCGCAGCATTGAGGAAATGGACATGCCACTTCTTCGTGAAATATATGGCAGTACACGTCAAGAAGAATTAGATAAAGGAACGAATTGGAATGATGAACAAAAAAAGCTTTTTATTGACCAGCAGTTTTATTCTCAACATCAATATTATCAGAAAACTTTTTTAAAAACTAAATACTATATAATTGAAAAAGAGAATATACCAATCGGAAGATTATATATTGATTTTTCTTTTGAAAACGAAGGGATTAAAATTATAGACATTACAATATTACCAGAGTGGCGAAATAAAAGTATTGGCAGCTCTATTTTAAAAGAAATTTTGAAAAAAGCGGCTGATCATAATCGAAGTGTAGAGATACATGTAGAAGTTTTTAACCCTGCGATGGAATTATACAAAAGATTAGGATTTAAAAAAATAAGCGAAACAAATGGAGTTTATCATTTAATGGAATGGACCTCTAAATAA
- a CDS encoding tail fiber protein, with protein sequence MCNGQLLPISQNTALFSLLGTTYGGDGKSNFALPDLQGSVPMHPGQGPGLSLHNLGEIGGSETVTLLESEIPLHTHSLMAATLNSQSTSPANNSLGRGNPIRVYTNAGTDALMGEKTIATSGSSIPHNNMMPYLTMNFCIALQGIFPQRP encoded by the coding sequence ATGTGTAATGGCCAATTATTACCCATATCTCAAAATACAGCACTTTTCTCTTTACTGGGGACAACTTATGGAGGTGATGGAAAAAGTAATTTTGCATTACCCGATTTACAAGGGAGTGTACCAATGCACCCCGGACAAGGTCCGGGTTTATCATTACATAATTTGGGAGAAATTGGTGGATCTGAAACGGTTACTTTACTAGAATCTGAAATTCCATTGCATACTCATTCATTAATGGCGGCTACTTTAAATTCTCAATCAACTTCTCCCGCTAATAATAGTTTAGGTCGAGGTAATCCTATAAGAGTTTATACTAATGCTGGTACAGATGCTCTTATGGGAGAAAAGACAATTGCTACCAGTGGATCGAGCATCCCTCACAATAATATGATGCCTTATTTGACAATGAATTTTTGTATCGCTCTTCAAGGAATTTTTCCTCAAAGACCCTAA
- a CDS encoding tail fiber protein — MSQPYIGEIRMFAGNFAPNGWQFCEGQILPISENETLFQLIGTTYGGDGQSTFALPDLRGRVPIHTGNANYGTNFTLAETGGAEEVTLTVNQIPAHSHSLLAATDLADTASAASAQLSTTPPGSKMYSSATPTTALNSAVITPVGGSQPHTNFQPYLCINFIISLFGIFPIQN, encoded by the coding sequence ATGTCACAACCTTACATTGGTGAAATCAGAATGTTTGCGGGAAATTTTGCTCCTAACGGATGGCAATTTTGTGAAGGACAAATTCTCCCTATTTCGGAAAATGAAACGCTATTTCAATTAATTGGTACTACGTATGGAGGTGACGGCCAAAGTACATTTGCACTACCCGATTTAAGAGGCAGAGTTCCTATACATACCGGTAATGCTAATTATGGTACAAACTTTACATTAGCAGAAACAGGTGGTGCTGAAGAAGTGACTCTTACTGTTAATCAAATTCCTGCGCATAGTCATTCATTATTGGCGGCAACAGATTTAGCAGATACTGCAAGCGCTGCAAGCGCTCAATTAAGTACAACTCCGCCGGGAAGTAAAATGTATTCAAGTGCTACTCCTACAACAGCTCTAAATTCAGCTGTAATTACTCCGGTTGGAGGTAGTCAGCCACATACTAATTTTCAGCCGTATTTATGTATCAATTTTATTATCTCGTTGTTTGGAATATTTCCCATCCAAAATTAG
- a CDS encoding tail fiber protein, translated as MAQPFLGEIRIMSFNFAPKNWAMCNGQLLPINQNQALFSLLGTMYGGDGRVNFALPNLRGRTPIHFGNGHIIGEQAGEYAHTLNISELPQHTHALKVKTDAVNTNIPASANYLGNTAPNLVYSGQSQNFTAMNSGSITNVGGSQAHLNMQPFLTLNFCISLVGIFPSQN; from the coding sequence ATGGCACAACCTTTTTTAGGAGAAATACGCATCATGTCATTTAACTTTGCTCCAAAAAACTGGGCGATGTGTAATGGACAGCTTTTACCGATAAATCAAAACCAAGCTTTGTTTTCATTATTGGGAACGATGTATGGTGGAGATGGAAGAGTTAATTTTGCTTTACCTAATTTACGCGGCAGGACCCCTATTCATTTTGGAAATGGACATATTATTGGTGAACAAGCTGGCGAATATGCACATACCTTAAATATTTCTGAGCTGCCACAGCATACTCATGCCTTGAAGGTGAAAACAGATGCAGTAAATACAAATATTCCTGCTTCTGCAAATTATTTAGGAAATACAGCTCCAAATTTAGTTTATAGCGGCCAAAGTCAAAATTTTACTGCTATGAACTCTGGATCAATTACAAATGTGGGTGGAAGTCAGGCACATTTAAATATGCAGCCTTTCTTAACGTTGAATTTTTGTATTTCGTTAGTAGGTATTTTTCCAAGTCAAAATTAA
- a CDS encoding twin-arginine translocation signal domain-containing protein, which translates to MINSTRRSFIKNVGIAGAATLFSSSLIAQNTFTDFWDLKHSNEENILSKFLKLSASSTFQLDHSLQECYTKGIITWQKNGYEAVSDVCYSSQDGFLKMFPMHLHTETTGKIDDVLLCFGKNENGEWKAVKSLSGFDLEAISHAMTELKKNNPNVDLSKYLFPAPTQQLNPYSFDTQKGSVSLQTILASDQTSTKIIIKEGSSIVYQKEVISQHKLTVNSFLI; encoded by the coding sequence TATTCAGCAGTTCTCTTATTGCCCAAAATACATTTACAGACTTTTGGGATTTAAAGCATTCAAATGAGGAAAATATTCTATCAAAGTTTTTAAAATTATCCGCTTCAAGTACTTTTCAACTTGACCATTCTTTGCAGGAATGCTATACTAAAGGTATTATAACTTGGCAAAAAAATGGATATGAAGCAGTTTCAGATGTTTGTTACAGTTCTCAGGATGGTTTTTTAAAAATGTTTCCAATGCATCTTCATACCGAAACAACTGGAAAAATAGATGATGTTTTATTGTGTTTTGGAAAAAATGAAAACGGCGAATGGAAAGCTGTAAAATCTTTATCAGGTTTTGATTTGGAAGCGATTTCTCATGCAATGACAGAATTAAAGAAAAATAATCCTAATGTTGATTTATCAAAATATTTATTTCCTGCTCCAACGCAGCAATTAAATCCGTATTCTTTTGATACACAAAAAGGAAGCGTTTCTTTGCAAACTATTTTAGCTTCAGATCAAACTTCAACAAAAATTATCATAAAAGAAGGTAGTTCTATTGTATATCAAAAAGAAGTTATTTCTCAGCATAAGCTTACTGTTAATTCTTTTTTGATTTAA